From one Geoalkalibacter halelectricus genomic stretch:
- a CDS encoding carotenoid oxygenase family protein — protein MDPIRRKFLYLAGMAGCGLVFPGCTSKQGPLSDILFTEADYQNLPVLGLATSFSEEKDYLARIEGKLPQDLRGTLYRNGPGLYERDGLRKRCLLDGDGMVQGFFFDGHSVRFRNRFVRTAKYIEESAAGKYRYSTWSTQAPGGLFTNLGGGNFSNQAGISVVVRNGRLFAFDEFHPPYEVNPETLETLGESWLGLTPESTVISAHSKIDAHNGDWIFYGLEFGRKTTVHLTVLGADGALKNHQHYELPRFAYIHDFFATERYIILNLHPIDINLWGFLLGRRSMTGAMRWAPEKGNMILVFPRDGRAQPVILEAESAWMWHSLNAFDDGRGSIKADFVGYRNPDHFLGDDPALFAIMEGRLGHYRYPGELRRYHIDLNLKALREETLDGGNFEFPTLNPSSVCHRHRFGYFARIVRDSDFFSGITRFDFETGRSETFDFGSDVFCSEPIFVAKPGTKKNDDLGWVLTQCYDGEARKSFLAVMNAQNLTEGPVATIHLEHQAPFGFHGFWAPES, from the coding sequence ATGGATCCTATCCGACGAAAATTTTTATACTTGGCCGGGATGGCCGGGTGTGGTCTGGTTTTTCCGGGCTGCACCAGCAAGCAGGGTCCTTTGTCCGACATCCTCTTTACCGAGGCCGATTATCAGAACCTGCCGGTTTTAGGATTAGCTACCTCTTTCAGCGAAGAAAAAGATTACCTTGCCCGTATTGAGGGCAAGCTTCCTCAGGATCTAAGGGGAACGCTCTATAGAAACGGCCCTGGTTTATATGAACGAGACGGCCTGCGTAAACGTTGCTTGCTTGATGGCGACGGCATGGTGCAAGGATTTTTCTTTGACGGGCACAGTGTTCGTTTTCGCAATCGATTTGTTCGCACCGCTAAGTATATCGAAGAATCGGCAGCCGGGAAGTATCGTTATTCAACCTGGTCAACACAGGCCCCCGGCGGTCTATTCACAAACTTAGGCGGAGGGAATTTTTCCAACCAAGCGGGCATAAGCGTTGTGGTAAGAAATGGTCGCCTCTTTGCTTTTGACGAATTCCATCCTCCCTATGAGGTAAATCCGGAAACCCTTGAAACACTTGGCGAGTCTTGGTTGGGCCTAACCCCTGAAAGTACCGTAATTTCCGCTCATTCCAAAATCGATGCGCATAATGGCGATTGGATATTTTACGGACTGGAATTTGGGCGAAAAACCACGGTGCACCTCACCGTCCTCGGTGCCGACGGAGCCTTGAAGAATCATCAACATTATGAACTTCCGCGCTTTGCCTATATCCACGATTTTTTTGCGACTGAACGTTATATTATTCTTAATCTCCATCCCATCGATATAAATTTATGGGGCTTTCTCCTGGGGCGGCGCAGCATGACGGGTGCCATGCGATGGGCGCCGGAAAAGGGCAATATGATTCTTGTCTTTCCTCGCGACGGCCGGGCTCAGCCGGTGATTCTGGAAGCGGAATCGGCTTGGATGTGGCATAGCCTCAACGCCTTTGATGATGGTCGAGGATCGATCAAGGCCGATTTTGTTGGTTACCGCAATCCTGATCACTTTTTGGGAGACGATCCTGCGCTTTTTGCCATCATGGAAGGACGTCTCGGCCACTACCGCTACCCTGGTGAATTGAGGCGATATCATATTGATTTAAATTTGAAAGCATTGCGCGAGGAAACCCTGGATGGCGGTAATTTTGAGTTTCCAACCCTGAATCCATCAAGTGTTTGCCATCGACATCGTTTCGGTTATTTTGCTCGAATTGTAAGGGATAGCGACTTTTTTTCCGGAATTACTCGTTTCGATTTTGAAACTGGACGATCAGAGACATTTGATTTCGGGTCGGATGTTTTTTGTAGCGAACCGATCTTTGTTGCCAAGCCCGGTACAAAGAAAAATGATGATCTCGGTTGGGTTTTGACTCAGTGTTATGACGGAGAAGCACGAAAGAGTTTTCTTGCAGTCATGAATGCCCAAAATCTGACCGAGGGACCAGTTGCCACAATTCATTTGGAGCATCAAGCTCCCTTCGGATTTCATGGGTTTTGGGCGCCTGAGTCGTAG
- a CDS encoding alpha/beta hydrolase, translated as MKKNNIPYRLRLSIFFVIFTLLPFIISGCGFGTRYIFNANKDILATPDQVNLRFQEVWFPAADGTMLHGWFVPSDPDSPLVVFFHGNAANITHRVDNLLHLNNLGLSVFIFDYRGYGASEGRPLHEKDLYLDAQGALSWLTQEGWELDRMIFYGRSMGAAVALQAALEAPPAGLVLECPFTNLSEIARAMTPVTYYLLGWWSINARFDNLTKISQLERPLLVIHGEQDKVVPWAMGKTLYERAPEPKRFHSVPEAGHSDAFLVGGEAYSQAWLDFIQLTQHEKASSRSAPKGLSSP; from the coding sequence TTGAAAAAAAATAATATACCATACCGTCTTCGACTTTCTATTTTTTTTGTGATATTCACTCTTTTGCCTTTTATCATTTCGGGGTGCGGATTCGGTACTCGCTATATCTTCAATGCAAACAAAGATATCTTGGCTACACCCGACCAGGTCAATCTGAGGTTTCAGGAAGTATGGTTTCCTGCGGCAGATGGAACAATGCTACACGGCTGGTTTGTGCCTAGTGATCCCGACTCGCCGCTGGTCGTTTTTTTTCACGGTAATGCAGCGAATATTACACATCGGGTCGACAACCTCCTTCATCTTAATAATCTAGGCCTATCGGTTTTTATCTTCGATTATCGTGGATATGGTGCAAGCGAAGGAAGGCCGCTCCATGAAAAAGATCTCTACCTGGATGCTCAGGGGGCCTTGTCATGGCTTACGCAAGAAGGTTGGGAACTGGACAGGATGATTTTTTATGGTCGATCAATGGGAGCCGCCGTCGCATTGCAAGCCGCCCTGGAAGCCCCACCAGCGGGATTGGTGCTGGAATGTCCGTTCACGAACCTGTCCGAAATAGCCCGGGCCATGACGCCGGTGACCTATTACCTTTTAGGCTGGTGGAGCATCAATGCCCGCTTTGACAATCTCACCAAAATCTCCCAGCTTGAGCGCCCGTTGCTGGTGATCCATGGGGAACAGGACAAGGTCGTTCCCTGGGCCATGGGAAAAACCCTCTATGAACGAGCCCCCGAACCTAAAAGGTTTCATTCGGTTCCCGAAGCAGGTCATAGCGATGCATTCCTGGTCGGCGGAGAAGCTTATTCACAGGCATGGCTTGATTTTATCCAGTTGACCCAGCACGAAAAGGCATCCTCTCGCTCCGCTCCGAAAGGCCTCTCAAGTCCTTGA
- a CDS encoding B12-binding domain-containing radical SAM protein: MQILLVNPPNCGRSIPEEQYGITSLKQIFRGEPLALETLAGNLHGHDVAIADLKTDPQCLQRALEDLRPDVVGFTAVTCEANTVLRLAGQAKETCGALTVAGGSHASNDPEFFNHPAMDFVVIGLGKKSFRELVDALDSGNLQPEIPGIAKTTPHAPMFWTPRVFTQADLVEEHPPRYDLVAPHRAHYTLKSLGLELGFVASAHGCPFDCDFCCIAPITGGRYLTQSIDAVIRDIGLLGDIPVIRLVDANTFGNPEHAAKLAQAIQDAGIRKHFLADVRSDTVVQHPNLLRKWKEIGLRAVIIGFEEISDQALATMNKSNCAEMNREAVAILHEIGITIVGDYIVSPDYDERDFDQLERYLSDNPVDLPIFTVLTPLPGTPLHARMKERITIHDLDYYTLTNAVVPTRLKEKIFYERYAGLIQAGHANARL; encoded by the coding sequence ATGCAGATACTTCTCGTTAACCCGCCCAACTGTGGACGTAGCATTCCGGAAGAGCAGTACGGCATTACATCGCTCAAGCAGATTTTCCGTGGGGAACCCCTGGCCCTGGAGACACTGGCCGGAAACCTGCACGGTCATGATGTGGCCATTGCCGATCTCAAAACCGATCCGCAATGCCTGCAACGGGCGCTGGAGGATTTGCGTCCCGATGTGGTCGGCTTCACGGCGGTAACCTGCGAAGCCAACACGGTATTGCGGCTTGCCGGGCAGGCCAAGGAAACCTGCGGCGCTTTGACCGTGGCAGGAGGAAGCCATGCCTCCAACGACCCCGAATTCTTTAATCATCCAGCCATGGATTTTGTGGTAATCGGGTTGGGTAAGAAAAGTTTTCGTGAATTGGTCGATGCTCTGGATTCAGGAAATCTCCAGCCCGAGATACCGGGAATCGCCAAGACAACGCCGCACGCACCGATGTTCTGGACGCCCCGCGTGTTCACCCAGGCAGATCTCGTTGAGGAACATCCCCCGCGCTACGATTTGGTCGCTCCCCATCGCGCGCACTACACGCTAAAATCGCTCGGACTTGAGTTAGGATTTGTCGCCTCCGCCCATGGCTGCCCTTTTGATTGCGACTTTTGCTGCATCGCGCCGATCACCGGAGGCCGATACCTCACGCAAAGCATTGATGCGGTCATTCGCGACATCGGCCTGCTGGGGGACATTCCCGTCATCCGCCTGGTTGACGCCAATACCTTCGGCAATCCGGAACATGCAGCAAAGTTGGCCCAGGCCATCCAGGATGCCGGCATTCGCAAGCATTTCCTGGCTGACGTCCGCTCCGATACGGTTGTCCAGCACCCCAATTTGCTGCGCAAATGGAAAGAAATCGGGCTGCGAGCGGTCATCATCGGCTTTGAAGAAATCAGTGACCAGGCGCTCGCAACGATGAACAAGTCGAATTGCGCCGAGATGAATCGAGAAGCCGTTGCCATTTTGCATGAAATCGGCATCACCATCGTCGGCGATTATATCGTCTCGCCCGATTACGATGAGCGCGATTTTGATCAGCTTGAGCGCTATTTATCCGACAATCCCGTTGATTTACCAATTTTTACCGTTTTGACGCCTCTTCCGGGCACGCCTCTTCATGCCAGGATGAAAGAACGCATCACCATTCACGATCTCGATTACTACACGCTGACCAATGCTGTCGTTCCAACGCGGTTAAAGGAAAAAATATTTTATGAGCGCTATGCCGGCCTGATTCAGGCGGGCCATGCCAATGCACGTCTCTGA
- a CDS encoding beta-ketoacyl-ACP synthase III — protein sequence MRVYINDIASFLPNEPINNDQMEDILGLVNQVPSRTRRIILRNNKIATRHYAIDPATGLTTHSNAQLTAEAVRRLDPYPGFSMADIECLACGTSSPDQIMPGHALMVHGEIGAGPCEAMSASGICIAGMTAMKYAYMSVALGQTRNAVATGSELASTFLRARLCPPVSPEKVKALDKTPVLSFDADFLRWMLSDGAGAAFLAPEPRTDGISLRIEWIDSLSFAHELETCMYAGATKNPDGSITGWREHPSLEACIQNEAFLIKQDVKLLNKEIIPTAVGRTLTRLIKKHALNANEIDWFLPHYSSDYFRQSLHDHMRDIGFFIPMERWFTNLTSKGNTGAASIYIILEELFHSGKLRRNEKLLCFIPESGRFSMCYMLLTVV from the coding sequence ATGAGGGTCTACATTAACGACATTGCTTCATTCCTGCCCAACGAGCCCATTAATAATGACCAAATGGAAGATATACTGGGGCTGGTGAACCAGGTACCGTCCCGTACCCGGCGCATCATCCTGCGCAACAACAAAATCGCCACGCGCCACTATGCCATCGACCCCGCAACCGGACTGACAACCCACAGCAACGCACAACTGACAGCCGAGGCTGTTCGACGTCTTGATCCCTATCCTGGTTTTTCCATGGCCGATATCGAATGCCTGGCTTGCGGAACGTCCTCACCAGACCAGATTATGCCCGGCCATGCCCTGATGGTTCACGGAGAAATCGGCGCTGGGCCGTGCGAGGCAATGAGCGCCTCGGGTATCTGCATTGCCGGCATGACAGCCATGAAATATGCCTATATGTCGGTGGCTCTGGGCCAGACCCGAAATGCCGTTGCGACCGGCTCGGAGTTGGCGAGCACCTTTCTTCGGGCCCGGCTCTGTCCGCCAGTCAGTCCAGAAAAAGTAAAAGCCCTCGACAAAACACCTGTTTTATCCTTCGATGCCGATTTTCTCCGGTGGATGCTTTCCGATGGCGCCGGAGCCGCTTTTCTGGCACCAGAGCCTCGTACTGATGGGATATCCCTGAGAATCGAATGGATTGATTCCCTCTCCTTCGCTCACGAACTCGAAACATGCATGTATGCCGGTGCGACCAAAAATCCCGACGGATCGATCACCGGGTGGCGCGAGCATCCCTCCCTTGAGGCATGCATCCAAAACGAAGCCTTTCTGATCAAGCAGGATGTCAAACTCCTTAACAAGGAAATTATTCCCACCGCCGTGGGGCGAACCCTGACGCGCCTTATTAAAAAACACGCTCTTAATGCGAATGAAATTGACTGGTTTCTTCCCCATTATTCCTCAGATTACTTTCGTCAGAGCCTCCATGACCACATGCGGGACATCGGATTTTTTATTCCTATGGAGCGCTGGTTCACCAACCTGACCAGCAAAGGGAATACCGGGGCCGCGTCGATATACATTATCCTTGAAGAACTTTTCCATTCCGGAAAACTTCGCAGAAACGAAAAGCTCTTGTGTTTCATTCCGGAAAGCGGCCGGTTCTCAATGTGCTACATGTTGCTGACGGTGGTTTGA
- a CDS encoding DUF4410 domain-containing protein translates to MRKIGFLLALSALVLLAGCGSKIKAPKTADGGQVAIYLLADRGIQPDMSNQEVEQLNQVGDFMEKHFLGLSHKSGYAATLIENKDQFTPGPGKYLLSVKVKRYNPGNKAARILVGFGAGAVSMDTHYQLFAQGPEPVLVADDGVGSSRDWIFVVAKLNEKMLEAVTEKIKQL, encoded by the coding sequence ATGCGTAAAATTGGTTTTTTGTTGGCTTTGTCTGCGTTGGTTTTGCTGGCAGGGTGTGGTAGCAAAATCAAGGCGCCAAAAACTGCGGACGGCGGTCAGGTTGCCATTTATCTTTTGGCTGACCGGGGCATTCAACCGGATATGTCAAACCAGGAGGTCGAACAGCTCAACCAGGTTGGAGATTTTATGGAAAAACATTTCTTGGGGCTTTCCCATAAATCCGGCTATGCTGCAACCTTGATCGAGAACAAAGATCAATTCACTCCAGGGCCCGGTAAATATCTGCTGTCCGTTAAGGTAAAAAGATACAATCCTGGAAACAAGGCTGCTCGCATCCTTGTCGGCTTTGGTGCCGGAGCGGTTTCCATGGATACCCACTATCAGTTGTTTGCACAAGGCCCTGAGCCTGTGCTGGTGGCCGATGATGGCGTAGGATCAAGCCGTGACTGGATTTTTGTCGTGGCGAAATTGAACGAAAAGATGCTTGAGGCGGTGACCGAAAAAATTAAACAATTGTAA
- a CDS encoding phosphopantetheine-binding protein: MDNLAILHGELQELIIDACNVPDAPDTVDPDAPLIGPDSSLGLDSLDAVEVVVAVQKKYDVRIGGEDSSREVLRNLRTLAEFIDGKRTN; encoded by the coding sequence ATGGACAATTTGGCCATTTTGCATGGTGAACTTCAGGAATTGATTATCGATGCGTGCAACGTACCGGACGCGCCCGATACGGTTGATCCCGATGCCCCTCTGATCGGTCCTGATTCATCCTTGGGCCTTGATTCCCTCGATGCCGTTGAGGTGGTGGTTGCCGTGCAAAAAAAATATGACGTCCGCATCGGCGGCGAAGATAGCAGCCGTGAGGTTCTTCGGAATTTGCGCACGTTGGCCGAGTTTATTGACGGAAAGCGCACAAATTGA
- a CDS encoding ABC transporter permease, which translates to MRQFWATFCKDLLIQRRDRAGLLVLFLMPAVLVLIVSLVQNNVLETTGASGMRVLFVDEDGGFLAQNIRSRLGDVESLVLVETLDNEALTAAHARKRVASGEYQFGIVIPEGASRQLQERSRVLARETLRGESRRPSPEAMESLPLYVFFDPMVQGIFRTAVTNSLNLVVLGIEVEEKARELTRAMNTALAGRGGGLMGAGVQFGEEEISRIFSEENLVVISEQSSSPQSSWPLPSAVQQNVPAWALFGMFFIVVPLSGALLRERQEGTLVRLRSMPVSYEVILAGKVAAFACICLVQFTLILAVGKIVLPALGTPDLVIQGRLLSAYALALCAALAATGFGLLIGTIARSYEQASMFGAVSVVVMAALGGVMVPVYVMPPALQSISVVSPLFWGLDGFLEIFVRGGDLFAAAPRALSLLAFAAGSFGLSLYFFKRANSLGR; encoded by the coding sequence ATGAGACAGTTCTGGGCCACATTCTGCAAGGACCTATTGATTCAGCGCCGCGATCGCGCCGGACTCTTGGTGCTGTTTCTCATGCCCGCCGTTCTGGTGTTGATTGTGTCCCTGGTGCAGAATAATGTTCTTGAAACGACAGGCGCTTCCGGCATGCGGGTGCTTTTCGTCGATGAAGACGGCGGCTTTCTGGCGCAAAATATTCGAAGCCGTTTAGGAGACGTCGAGTCGCTGGTTCTGGTGGAAACTCTCGACAACGAGGCGCTGACGGCGGCCCATGCCCGCAAGCGGGTCGCTTCAGGCGAATACCAATTCGGCATTGTCATTCCTGAAGGGGCAAGCCGCCAACTTCAGGAGCGTTCCAGAGTACTCGCCCGAGAAACTCTCCGCGGCGAGAGCCGCCGGCCATCCCCTGAAGCGATGGAATCCTTGCCGCTGTATGTATTTTTCGACCCGATGGTTCAGGGCATCTTTCGCACTGCCGTGACAAATTCCCTGAATTTGGTTGTACTTGGTATCGAGGTCGAGGAAAAAGCTCGGGAATTGACGCGCGCCATGAACACGGCCCTTGCCGGGCGAGGCGGCGGCTTGATGGGCGCAGGGGTGCAGTTTGGCGAGGAGGAAATCAGCCGAATTTTTTCAGAAGAAAACCTGGTGGTGATTTCCGAACAGTCTTCTTCGCCGCAGAGTTCGTGGCCGCTGCCCAGCGCCGTTCAGCAAAATGTCCCGGCCTGGGCCTTGTTCGGCATGTTTTTTATTGTCGTTCCTCTGTCGGGAGCCCTGCTTCGCGAGCGCCAGGAAGGAACATTGGTTCGCCTGCGCTCCATGCCGGTTTCCTATGAGGTTATCCTTGCCGGGAAGGTTGCCGCCTTTGCTTGTATTTGCCTGGTGCAATTCACCCTCATCCTTGCGGTGGGCAAGATTGTGCTCCCTGCGCTTGGCACCCCTGATCTGGTCATTCAGGGGCGCCTGCTTTCAGCTTACGCCCTGGCCTTGTGCGCGGCGTTGGCGGCGACCGGGTTTGGCCTGCTCATCGGCACCATAGCGCGCAGCTACGAACAGGCCTCCATGTTTGGCGCCGTATCGGTTGTGGTCATGGCCGCGTTGGGCGGAGTCATGGTGCCGGTATATGTCATGCCGCCTGCTTTGCAGTCAATCAGCGTTGTTTCCCCATTATTCTGGGGGCTGGATGGATTTCTGGAAATATTCGTCAGGGGAGGCGATCTGTTCGCTGCGGCGCCGCGCGCCTTATCCCTGCTAGCCTTTGCTGCAGGTAGTTTCGGTCTTTCCCTCTATTTTTTCAAACGCGCAAACAGCCTGGGCCGTTAA
- a CDS encoding ABC transporter ATP-binding protein → MLLSLTDTVNQKSDVPRPQSLIVAASGLGYRYPGSSRDAVADLSLEVVEGEIFGLLGPNGAGKTTSLSMLSSLLRPSKGQLQVCGIDLLSQPRKVRNHIGVVPQDIALYPSLSTRENLRYFGRLHGLHGSLLEARIDQCLAMVGLSSQADRRLDTYSGGMKRRANLAAGILHQPRLLFLDEPMVGIDPQSRNTILENLARLKDEGMTLIYTTHYMEEAQHLCTRIAIIDNGRVIAQGRPDQLIAGREGCRNLEDLFFQLTGRQLRD, encoded by the coding sequence ATGCTCTTGAGCCTGACCGATACGGTGAACCAAAAATCTGACGTGCCAAGGCCGCAGTCTCTGATCGTTGCAGCCTCAGGGCTGGGTTACCGTTACCCGGGATCTTCCCGGGACGCCGTGGCTGACCTGTCCCTTGAGGTGGTAGAGGGAGAAATATTTGGGTTGCTAGGGCCTAATGGTGCCGGCAAGACAACTTCTCTCTCGATGCTGAGTTCTTTGCTCCGGCCTTCAAAGGGGCAACTCCAGGTGTGCGGTATCGATCTGTTGTCCCAGCCGCGCAAGGTTCGAAATCATATCGGCGTGGTGCCTCAGGATATTGCCCTGTATCCAAGCCTCAGCACACGGGAAAACCTGCGGTATTTCGGAAGGCTTCATGGGTTGCACGGCTCGTTGCTGGAAGCGCGCATCGACCAATGCCTGGCCATGGTGGGATTATCCTCGCAGGCCGATCGACGTCTTGATACCTATTCCGGCGGCATGAAGCGCCGAGCGAATCTGGCGGCTGGAATCCTTCATCAACCTCGGCTGCTTTTTCTCGACGAACCGATGGTGGGAATCGATCCCCAGTCGCGCAATACCATCCTGGAGAATCTCGCGCGGCTCAAGGATGAAGGCATGACTTTGATCTATACCACCCATTATATGGAAGAAGCCCAACACCTTTGCACCCGCATCGCCATTATCGACAACGGGCGCGTCATCGCTCAAGGCCGTCCGGATCAATTGATCGCAGGCCGTGAAGGCTGCCGCAACCTTGAAGACCTTTTCTTCCAACTGACTGGGCGTCAATTGCGTGATTAA
- a CDS encoding BtrH N-terminal domain-containing protein, whose translation MDINFAHRQSAHCESGVTANLLFHHGIEISEAMAFGIGSGLFFGYLPFVKINRLPLVTFRCTPGAIFKRVAQRLGVEVARQKFRRPEQAMDALDQVLEKQIPVGLQTGVFWLPYFPPALRFHFNAHNLIVYGRTDQDYRISDPVIDKAVLCSRSDLMRARFAEGALAPKGAMYFLKNVPPQVDLRPAVISGIQEVGRRMVKAPVPIIGVRGIRFLAGRLEQWPEKLGAKRAGQYLGHLIRMQEEIGTGGGGFRFIYAAFLQEAANLLDKPRLHEYSAELTQIGDRWREFAQLGARRCKGRGEAETSWPRLADILRECADREEKLFRGLLREW comes from the coding sequence GTGGATATAAATTTTGCGCATCGCCAATCGGCCCATTGCGAAAGCGGAGTTACCGCAAATCTCTTGTTTCATCACGGCATAGAGATTTCCGAGGCGATGGCTTTCGGCATCGGTTCGGGGCTTTTCTTTGGCTATCTGCCGTTCGTAAAAATCAATCGGTTGCCTTTGGTTACCTTTCGCTGCACGCCGGGGGCCATATTCAAGCGGGTTGCCCAGCGCCTGGGGGTGGAGGTTGCCAGACAGAAATTCCGCCGTCCTGAGCAGGCCATGGACGCATTGGATCAGGTTCTGGAAAAGCAGATTCCCGTCGGCCTTCAGACGGGAGTTTTCTGGCTGCCTTACTTTCCACCTGCTCTGCGGTTTCACTTTAACGCTCATAATCTGATCGTTTATGGGCGTACCGACCAGGATTACCGTATCAGCGACCCGGTGATTGATAAAGCCGTACTTTGTTCCCGTAGCGATTTAATGCGGGCACGGTTTGCCGAAGGCGCTTTGGCACCCAAGGGTGCCATGTATTTTCTGAAGAATGTTCCCCCACAGGTTGATCTGCGCCCTGCGGTGATTTCCGGCATTCAGGAAGTCGGACGGCGCATGGTCAAAGCGCCTGTGCCGATTATCGGCGTGCGGGGAATCCGGTTTCTGGCGGGCAGGTTGGAGCAATGGCCCGAAAAACTTGGCGCTAAAAGGGCCGGGCAATATCTGGGACATCTTATCCGGATGCAGGAAGAAATCGGCACCGGCGGCGGTGGTTTTCGGTTTATTTATGCGGCGTTTTTGCAGGAAGCCGCAAATCTGCTCGACAAGCCTCGACTTCATGAATATTCCGCCGAATTGACGCAAATTGGGGACCGTTGGCGCGAATTTGCGCAGTTGGGCGCACGGCGCTGTAAGGGGCGCGGAGAGGCGGAAACCAGTTGGCCTCGATTGGCGGATATTTTGCGTGAGTGCGCGGATCGCGAGGAAAAGCTGTTTCGCGGCCTGCTGAGGGAATGGTAG
- a CDS encoding acyloxyacyl hydrolase encodes MSDILGWKRVRIYILALLVLSGNMLCPLPVAAAQELVPTRFGLGGNLGSVYDPNEKIDFVQVVGLALFDYDAVWPHRAPEALRFKVEANLGLTTAPKMRVIASGNMLALYFLDRLRSSRLRPYAEAGIGLIYTDFQVDGQGLRINFNPQAGIGTEIETNRYGVWFTAFRLHHVSNADLHRDNRGINSVVLSFGRFF; translated from the coding sequence GTGTCGGACATATTAGGGTGGAAAAGAGTTAGGATCTACATCCTGGCACTGCTTGTTCTTTCTGGAAACATGCTGTGCCCGTTGCCCGTCGCGGCTGCGCAGGAGTTGGTTCCGACCCGCTTTGGCTTGGGCGGCAATCTGGGTTCGGTCTACGATCCGAACGAAAAGATCGATTTCGTGCAGGTTGTCGGATTGGCTCTGTTTGACTATGACGCCGTTTGGCCGCATCGCGCTCCGGAAGCCTTGCGTTTCAAGGTGGAAGCCAACCTCGGTCTGACCACCGCACCGAAAATGCGAGTCATTGCATCAGGCAATATGCTGGCCCTGTATTTTCTGGACCGCTTGCGCAGCAGCCGGTTGCGTCCCTATGCCGAAGCGGGTATCGGCCTGATCTATACCGATTTTCAGGTAGACGGGCAAGGTCTCAGAATCAATTTCAATCCCCAAGCCGGGATCGGAACGGAAATTGAAACCAACCGCTACGGCGTTTGGTTTACCGCATTCAGGCTGCATCATGTGTCCAATGCGGATTTGCACAGGGATAACCGGGGTATCAATTCCGTGGTGCTGAGTTTTGGGCGATTTTTTTAA
- a CDS encoding beta-ketoacyl synthase N-terminal-like domain-containing protein — protein sequence MIRLAIQGVGVLGGFGCGLGDLEKRLMEGVPAFGSLIVPVEGQELNMAAYTADSAPLERFVNKRATRRIDHFSRMALLGACLALEDAGELESSMERVGVVIASGYGPTRTTFSFLDSVFDGGDACASPTNFSNSVHNAAAAHVAIQLKAGGPSLTVSQFEMSVCSALMTTQLWLAEGRVDKVLFGAVDELCSVLGYCWGRFFPGGESMIDPFSLDRQTAIPGEGAAFFLLTRDEQARYGHVSQIRQESIQAPLSSGETYLLNLDGHAGCSTGYRQVLPGSASVAVYTPYYGSLPVGQAFDLAVAAMALRDGRLPGANGFAGPADPGWQLAQGALDRNRLICLKCDGRGRVGHIRVEKS from the coding sequence ATGATCCGGCTTGCCATTCAGGGGGTCGGTGTTTTGGGCGGTTTCGGCTGCGGCTTGGGTGATTTGGAGAAACGCCTGATGGAAGGCGTACCCGCCTTCGGCTCGTTGATTGTCCCCGTTGAGGGGCAAGAATTGAACATGGCGGCGTACACGGCCGATTCCGCACCGCTTGAGCGATTCGTCAACAAGCGGGCGACGCGCCGTATCGATCATTTTTCCCGGATGGCGCTTTTGGGAGCCTGCCTGGCCCTGGAAGATGCCGGTGAACTGGAATCCTCGATGGAGCGAGTAGGGGTCGTGATCGCTAGCGGCTATGGGCCGACGCGTACCACGTTTTCCTTTCTCGATTCCGTGTTTGACGGGGGTGATGCTTGCGCGTCACCTACTAATTTTTCCAATTCCGTCCATAATGCGGCGGCCGCTCACGTTGCCATTCAACTCAAGGCCGGCGGTCCGAGCTTAACGGTGAGCCAATTTGAAATGTCGGTTTGTTCGGCATTGATGACCACACAACTCTGGCTGGCCGAGGGGCGGGTCGACAAGGTTCTGTTCGGTGCGGTGGATGAGCTCTGCTCGGTGCTGGGTTACTGCTGGGGCCGTTTTTTCCCGGGTGGTGAATCCATGATCGATCCTTTTTCCCTAGATCGGCAAACGGCTATACCTGGGGAAGGAGCGGCCTTTTTCCTGTTGACGCGCGATGAGCAGGCCCGCTACGGCCACGTTTCGCAAATCAGGCAGGAATCTATCCAGGCTCCCTTGTCAAGCGGCGAGACGTATCTTCTCAACCTCGATGGCCACGCCGGTTGCAGCACCGGCTATCGTCAGGTTCTGCCCGGCTCGGCATCCGTCGCGGTTTATACGCCGTATTATGGCAGCCTGCCTGTCGGCCAGGCCTTTGACCTGGCGGTTGCAGCTATGGCGCTACGGGACGGGCGGTTACCTGGCGCCAATGGTTTTGCAGGACCAGCCGACCCCGGTTGGCAGCTTGCTCAGGGCGCATTGGACAGGAATCGGCTGATTTGCTTGAAATGTGACGGGAGAGGGCGTGTCGGACATATTAGGGTGGAAAAGAGTTAG